A single genomic interval of Helianthus annuus cultivar XRQ/B chromosome 13, HanXRQr2.0-SUNRISE, whole genome shotgun sequence harbors:
- the LOC110897494 gene encoding uncharacterized protein LOC110897494 — MVVLITFRRQHMAPMRMMMSKRLKMVMLMSMMVDDDVISPVGFTAAMAAVFTRQTSWARWPDSHSGTRINIWVRSTLVNGAGSSLVLGQRQSTGQRFDVRVRFRVRVESVIPESTSSNQSKRVNSVDSVNSVNASAVKFLSDAKSQII, encoded by the exons ATGGTGGTTCTGATAACATTCCGACGACAACATATGGCTCCGATGAGGATGATGATGTCGAAGAGGTTGAAGATGGTGATGTTGATGTCGATGATGGTTGATGATGACGTGATTTCTCCGGTAGGTTTCACGGCAGCGATGGCAGCCGTCTTCACCCGACAAACTTCG TGGGCAAGATGGCCAGATTCACATTCGGGTACACGGATCAACATTTGGGTCCGGTCAACTTTGGTCAACGGCGCAGGTTCAAGTCTCGTTCTGGGTCAAAGGCAGTCAACGGGTCAACGGTTCGACGTTCGGGTCAGATTTCGGGTCCGGGTCGAGTCGGTCATACCCGAGTCAACTAGCTCAAATCAGTCAAAGcgagtcaactcagttgactcggtcaactcagtcaacgcaAGTGCGGTAAAGTTTTTAAGCGACGCGAAATCTCAAATTATATAG
- the LOC110900528 gene encoding uncharacterized protein LOC110900528 gives MGSVASWNIRGLNRSLKQKEVRQVVMDNHVQVCAIMETHVNTANVTKVCQKVFSSWMWNSNASCCVKGTRIMLGWDPNMADVMVLAQTDQVVHTQVMFKRDSKSLFCSFVYAENNYKLRRDLWNNLCAHNSIMKDKPWVVMGDFNASLSHDDSSAGSSSYSIGTREFRECVQSIDMFDVNSTGLHYTWSNNQHRGGIIFKKLDRIMGNINLVAEFPNAGAYFHPFRISDHAPCILKLPTMTRDKPRPFKFVNLIAEKHGFMEAINQIWGKEITGFRMYQVVMKMKLLKTPLRKLFFQQGNLHENVKKARKELDECQLVMDQDPSNGDVLAKHSFLLKNYKEAVHDEAAFLQQKSKVDWLTLGDSNTKYFHNVVKAKNHRSRIFLIRDTDGNVHEGGGRRL, from the coding sequence ATGGGTAGTGTTGCTTCATGGAATATTAGGGGGTTGAACCGCTCCCTCAAACAGAAGGAGGTTCGTCAGGTTGTTATGGATAATCATGTTCAGGTGTGTGCTATTATGGAGACCCATGTTAACACGGCGAATGTTACAAAGGTGTGTCAAAAAGTTTTTAGCTCGTGGATGTGGAACTCTAATGCTAGCTGTTGTGTTAAGGGTACTCGGATCATGCTTGGTTGGGACCCGAATATGGCTGATGTGATGGTTTTAGCGCAAACGGATCAGGTGGTTCATACTCAAGTGATGTTTAAACGAGATAGCAAATCCTTGTTTTGTTCTTTTGTCTATGCGGAGAATAATTATAAATTGCGAAGGGACTTGTGGAACAATTTGTGTGCGCACAACTCTATTATGAAAGACAAACCGTGGGTTGTGATGGGAGATTTCAATGCTTCCCTATCTCATGATGACTCGAGTGCAGGTTCGTCTTCTTATAGCATTGGAACCAGGGAGTTTCGAGAGTGTGTTCAGTCCATCGATATGTTTGATGTTAATAGCACGGGGCTTCATTACACTTGGTCGAATAACCAGCATAGAGGAGgtattatttttaaaaaactgGACCGAATCATGGGCAATATTAACCTGGTTGCTGAGTTTCCAAACGCTGGAGCTTATTTTCACCCATTTCGGATATCTGACCACGCCCCTTGCATTTTAAAGTTGCCAACTATGACAAGAGACAAACCAAGACCGTTTAAATTTGTGAATCTAATTGCTGAAAAGCATGGCTTTATGGAAGCTATTAATCAGATCTGGGGAAAAGAGATTACAGGATTTCGCATGTACCAGGTTGTTATGAAAATGAAGTTGCTTAAAACTCCGTTACGAAAGCTTTTCTTCCAACAAGGGAATCTGCATGAGAATGTTAAGAAGGCTAGAAAGGAACTGGATGAATGTCAGCTTGTTATGGATCAGGACCCGTCTAATGGGGATGTGTTAGCGAAGCATAGTTTTCTTCTAAAGAATTATAAAGAAGCTGTTCATGATGAAGCTGCTTTTCttcaacaaaaatcaaaagtGGATTGGTTAACGCTTGGGGATTCTAATACTAAATATTTTCATAACGTTGTCAAAGCCAAAAACCACCGAAGCCGTATTTTTTTGATTCGTGATACGGATGGGAATGTGCATGAGGGGGGGGGGCGGCGGCTTTAG